Below is a genomic region from Elephas maximus indicus isolate mEleMax1 chromosome 22, mEleMax1 primary haplotype, whole genome shotgun sequence.
atttgccctccaggggacatttggcaatgtctggagacatttttggttatcaTAACAGGAGGGTGGGGTGTCAGACCAGCATCCAGTGAATAGATAGCTACCTGCATCAACCCAATGACTGCAAAGATGTGATATTAAGTAACAAAGCGAGTCACAGAAAATATGTGaggtgtgattccatttatataaattcaaaaattatgcaaaactaaataataaatttatattcACATATTAAAACTGTCAAGAAAAGCAAGGGAATGATTTAACACAAAAGTCAAGGGAGTGGTTACCATGGAAGGGGATACAATGGCAAAGGGCCCATGGGGGCTTGGAAGGTAATGGTCATGTTCTGCATCTTATGCCTGGTGGTGGGGACATGAGTGTTTGTTCTATTATTATTCTTTCAATTGTACTTATacatcatttattcttttttgtattgtatttcataattaaacaaatcccactgctgtcaagtcgattctgactcatagctgccctgcagggcagagtagaactgccctatagggtttctgagactgtaatctttacagaagcagactccacatctttctcccgtggagtagcttgtgggtttgaaccaccgacctttgcttaaccactgtgccaccagggctccttctaactAAACAAATAAAAGTATACACCTACAAAGGTATAACAGGGTTTTTTGGGTGGGCCCTGCTGGAACACATCCTACCCATGTTAACCAGTGCATTAAGAACATTCCATTTCAGACAGCTAGGTTGGGCCAGGTTCCTATCTATCCTGCTGTCAACCTATATTTACCCTACTCTTTTTAGAAAATCTGCCTCTGCCCACTTCTCAGAATCCACACCTATAGTCCCTAAAAAGTGGGCAGTGTACTGTGTAAACCTACCCCCTTGGCCTGAGTTGATTGGACTAGAGTGGACATCTGGCTCAAGCTGGGCCAATCAAATTCTCCCAGGAATCTAGACTTGGGTCTAGAAGACTCTAGTCCGATGGTGAAAGGCCTTATTCTTAAAAAGGTAATAGAGTTTAGAGGACCCAGGAGTCATACTGTGGGGGAGGCCATTTTGGAGCAAGTGGATGGGTCTAGTTAATGAAGAGGAGGTCAGGGTGGACTTCTAGAGGGCTGGACCCATGACCAGAGCTGTCTTGGTTCCAGACTGCTTTTTGGCTTCCAGGTCCTGCCCCAGAAAAGTGCTTATCTCACTATGCTATAATCATCTTTGGTATTTTCCCTTTGGATTCTGGGAGATAGCCCTATGTCGTATAACTAGCTCCCTTTATCTGGATCAACTTACATGGCTTTTTCTTCTTGCATTCAAATGATTCCTAAGCCAAAGTGCCATTATTCCCTTTTTTTAAAGGGATAGCACAGATCAGGGATGAGGAGAAAGGTTGTTCTTGCTTAAAAATAGCTAGATCCAGTCTCTTCAGCCTGAGAGCCAGGGGCAATAGGGACCAGGATGAAAATTTCATACTTGTTTTCAGgtacccaccacctgtctgtgagTTTACCATACTACGTAGCTTTTGTGTTgcttatgatgctggaaactatgccaccagtatttcaaatactagtggAGTCACCCAgcaggttcagtggagcttccacactaagacagactaggagaaaagccttggtgatctatttccaaaaattagccaatgaaaactctgtggatcacaatataatattgttcaatatagtgccgggtcactatgaattggaactgtcttgatggcacttaacaacaacagtgctggaagatgagccccctaggttggaaggcactcaaaatacacagtggctgcaacaacggactatTCTTGAGCGtatcaacaactgtgaagatggtacaggactgggcagtgttccatgggttgccaagagtcaTTGCCAACTCCATGCAAGTAACAGTACAACAACAATTAAGGCAACTCAATGCAACTAACAATTGCAACAACAATTTAGGCACATTTCTGCCTTGGGCATCTGCCCTCCAGGGCTTTGCAAAAGAAAACGGTATGCTGGCTTTGCTAAATGTTGACCCTTCAGCTTTGCCTTCAGAGCCCTGCCCTGTTGGCTTCAGTCCACATACCTCATCTTATCTTCTACTTGCCAAAGGGTAATGAAGTACTGTACTTTATCCTTTATAATGTTTAATtggcatttctttgtttttggtacatagcttgtttttccagtaagGCTCTGAATCCTTGAAGGCAGAAGTGTAGActcatgtatattttatatttctccatgtatctgttgggagccctgatggcacagtggttaagagatcggctgctaaccaaaaggttgggagttcgaatccaccagccattccttggaagttctatgaggcagttctactctgtcctatagggtcgctatgagtcggaatcgacttgatggcaaagggtttgtttttttttggtttatgtatcggaaaccctggtggtgtggtggttaagtgctatggctgctaaccaagaggtcagcagttagaatctgccaggtgctcctcggaaattctatggggcagttctactctgtcctatagggtcactatgagttaaaattgactcgatggcagtgggtttagtttggttttatttatagggttgctgagtcggaactgactcaacagcaatgggttatgtgcCTGTTATAAGGTGGGTATATAAtgctatttgttgaatgaatggttaTACCTCATTGCTTACAATTTCTTTCCATACCTAAGAAAGTCAAGAAGCAAAGAAAATACCTTGTTCAAAAGCTCTGCTTGCACTGTCAATACATTCTTTCTGTTTGACTGAAAGAGAAAACcattaatttttctatttaaatagACTCTTGATAAGAAGACAACACTTTTTAATCATACTGGGTTGAACATGGCAAAGCAGGAAGTTTGGATCTGTGGTAAGTCTTCATAACCCTTGTTTCTACATGTTCTAGGATGGCAGCTCCTGTTTAGTACAGCACTGCCTGACCCTAGTTACACCATCTTTTTTTATCCTATGAAAGGTCTCGGGGGCAATCACCAAAGCTCATAAAATGGCTGTAGAatcactggggggaaaaaaaagacaaatgcccTGATTCTCTCTATCAAGCAGTCTAACTCCTTCAGATTTCAGCAAGAAGAAAATTAATATACCTGGATTGTCTATCAGCAGAGCAATACAGAGTGTTTTAGGCAACCATTTACAAATTATACAGCCTCCCAGGAAGATGAAACATTTACATTACATCATACTATGCCTTAAAAGAGATGTTCACTGAAGTAAACGAGTAGCTACCTCATATTCCTGTTGTTTCCTCATTAGGGAATGAAGACTTTCTCAGTAAGATATGACTAGTATCAATCATGTTTATATTGCCtgttttcaaagcactttcaatTACATTATATCCTacggaaggagccctagtggtgcagtgtttaaatgcttggatgctaacctgtaggtcagtagtttgaacccaccagctgctccacaaaagaaagatgtggcagtctgcttccataaagattacagtcttggaaaccctatggggcagttctattctgccctacaaGGTTattgggttggaatcgactcaacagcaatattattattttttatatcccAAGGTTGACATGATCAGTATTGGGGGATTTTCCCATGCTCTCATGGTTGGTGAGTGGAGGTATTGTGAACAGACCCCAAGTCACCTGACTCCCAGTCCAGTGTTTGAAAACTTGCTACTCAGCTGGCAGTATGGTATGGACAAAAAGAGCACCGGCCTACTAGTCTGGAAGCACCAAAGTTCTCGCTTCAATGCTAGATTTATACCCTTGAACATTCACTCTACCTGGGCTTTAGCAGGTACCTTTTGGAAGGGAGTTTAGAAATAAATCCAAGTGAAGGTCAGTGACCTGGTCAAAGTCAAACATTTAATATAGAGCTAGAATAACCACTGCCATTGATTGAGCACTTACTTCACACCAGGCACTGTATTAAGTGTGTTACATGCTTAATCTCATTTAACTTAATCCTTGCAACAACCAGTACTAATATTGtcctccttttacagatgaggagactgaggttcaAAGTGGTGAAGTCACTTACTCAAGGCCATGTAGAGAGGCAGTGGCAACGTTGGGACTGAACCCAGATCCACCTCACCCCCAGGTCTTCACGCTCCCCTGCCTCCCAAGCAGCAGCCAGGCTCTGACTGCAATCCTGAATTTCTCCTCTACCTATACTACTGGACTTAATGTCCATATGTCCCTAGCTGACAGTCCCCCCACCACAACTTCTATTTTACTGCTTTTAATTTGTttatcatttattcactcatttaacaaacatttactaaGCCCCTACTATGCTCTCAGTTCTGTGTTATGTGCTTAGGATGCGAgggaagcaaaaagcagacacaaTTTCTGCCTCTGCAGAACTTCCAGTGTAATGGGTAAAGCTGATATTGATCTAATAATCTCACACAGAACAGTAAAGTTTTAACTGTGATTATTCCTACAATGGTGGGGTACACATTGCCAAAAGGTGTTAATGGAGAGGTCAAGAATGGTTTCTCTGAGGAAAATATCCCCCAGATCTGAAAGAGGAGGAGTTAACTCGATGGGCTGAAGGAGAAGGTTTCAGACAGAAGCAAtagcacgtgcaaaggccctggggtaggaAGATGCCTGGTATAGATGAGGGATTGGAAGTGGCTGGTCTGGCTGGAGTGGAGGGGGCAAAGAGGAAGAAAGCAGAGGCCAGACCATGCAGGGCCTTTTAACCATGCTAAGGAGTTTGGTCTTTAACCTGAGAGCAGTAGGAAACTACCCCAAGTTTATAAGCAAAGCGAGGGGTTATATGATTAGATTTGAGTTTCAAAAAGATCACACAAGTGACAGTGTAGGAATATTATACATGGAGCTAGAAGATATAGACAGACCAGCCAGGGGCTACTGTAGGTGTGCAAGTAAGAGAGAATGATAGCTTGGAACAGGGTAGCGGCAGTGAAAATAGATGGGTAGATAGATTTGAGATGCATTAAAAAAGTCATCTCTGTAAGACTTGGAGATGGATGGTAAGGGAGAATAAAATTGTTAAGGATGGCTCCCCAGTGTTTAGACTTataaaactggatggtgccatgTGCTTAGAGAAGAACCCTGGAAGAGCAACaggttgctcttttttttttttcccattgagGAAAGGGAGGCCACTCATGAATTCCATTTTGGACGTGTTAAATTGAAATATATAGAAGGCACAGGCCATGTCTttcttgttcactgctatatcctcAGTGTCAAGCACAGTGCTTGATACATAGTAGGCACTACGTAAACATTTGGGAAAGTTTGTAAGTGCATCCAGTCTGAGTGAGAACCCTGGAGTCTTTTctacagaataaagtagaaaacgAAGCTATATGGGGTCTGAAGAACAGGGTCTCAATCTTTGCTTTGCTACAtatctgctgtgtgaccttgggaaattcCATGAAATTCTAAGACACATTTTCCCTGTCAGAGATAATCACAGTATCTAAATGACATCACGGGTGGGAAGGAACATTCCAATCTGcaaaatactgttgttgttgggtgccacagagtcgatttctactcatagtgatcccatatgacagagtagaactgctccatagagttttctaggctgtagtctttatgggagcagatttccaggtctttctcctgtggagcggttgggtgagtttgaaccaccaaccttttgcttagcagccgataGTATTACATTCTTGATTTAAGGCTGCCttttatagggccactatgagtcagaattgacttgatggcagagggtttggtattttttttccagagGGACGTTGCAAGTTTAACCTCCAGACAACATTGGTTTCTGTATggtcaagaaaaaaaattccctgaatCATCATGATAACCAGTAATTTTCTCTCTATACTCGTCTTTCACTTaaccctaggtatatatccataACAAAGTGCCTTGGCACCGTTTCATCTTTTACCTGCGACAACGGATTCAATCTCATTGACAGCACCTTCATGTTGAGCTTCTGCGAGTTTTTCATTGATTTCCATTATTTCCACGAGGAATTGCTTGTCCATTTCATCTGTCCCTTCGGGAATCTCTATTCCACGGAGTTTTAGCTATTGAGGTATAAAGCAGACAAAATAAGTTCTGTTTAGGAAACTATGGCCAGAGTCCTGTAATTCCTATTCACACCTTAGAACATAATATCGCTCATGGGGAAAACTCGAGCTGTCCTAATAACGAAAGCGTTAAGAGTAGGTGCCAAAAGCCTGGGCCGAGACAGAGTGCTGGGACAGGATCCCTCTCTGTGCTCCTTGGACCTGTGTGACCCTGGGGAGTTACTCTTCTACTCAGAGGTTGAACTAAATGTTTGTAAAGATTCTATtaagttctaaaattttctggAGTTTAAGACTTCtcccaaaagaaaccaaaaattaccCTTCATTAAAAGTCATCATCAAATCTTTGAAATTTATAGAAAATGgtgtcaaaaaaaaagaaaagaaaaaaaagcaactggGGCAAGTAACATTTGCAGAGAATACTCagagaaaatgatactcgtgTAGTATCTTTGAGGCTAAATATTGGGTCTCTGGATCAGCTCAGGTCTCAAGCGCTTTTCTCTGATTAGAGGGGAGCAGGTGTCCCACAACACAATAAGCACCAGGCAGTCACGCATAAAAGAGTTGGGAAATCACCTTACAAGGTATAGTCCCCTGCTTAGGGGTGCCAGAAGGGTCTTATAGGCATCATTCACCAGGGTCGAATGCTTCACTGAGAAGTCCTTTTCAGTCTGTTAGTGGGAGATGAAGGCAGTCTTATTATCATCCAAATTAACCATCTTACATTCacaaactgttttaaaaaggctGATGGGTTACtgggccataaaaagaaatgaaagtcctgatgcatgtcacagcatggatgaaccttgaaaacattatgctgagtgaagcaagtcagtcataaaagggcAAATACCGTATGATCTGACTTATATGAAAGAGGCAAATATAGTGGTTACtagaggtgggagggaaggggagaaaagggAGTTACTGCTTAGAGGGCACTGCGTTTATGTTAATTgtagtggaataatttggaaaaggatagtgataatggttgtaaaacataaagaatataatcagtgttactgaattatacatgtaaaaactgttgaagtggcatatgttttattatgtatatttttaccataattaaaaaaaaaaaaggctgatggGTGGAGACCTCAGGAAGTAGCCAAAATAGAACTGGTGTCGGATGAGCTGTCTTaattttcaactgattggttttaGTCTGCTGGGAAGTTAGATAAAAGCTGTGAGTGCATGACAGCTCCAAGGCCTGGCTGGCTGAGGTCAGGCTGCCATAGGGTAGAGCTGGTTGTCCGGCTTGTTCCGTGATAATTACATAACCACAAGGCCACTGCCACCCATctagtgtgtacatgtgtgtttgGGATGATTGGGGGTAGCCAATAGACTACCTGAGACCTCTGGCTGAAGAAATCTGGATGAACGAGACGCTGTAGTTGCTGGTACCTATGCTGGAGCTTCATGGTGTCAACTCTGAAGGAACGGTTGCTGGAAGAAAACCAGTAGATGAAATTCATGGAACAAATAATTAAAGATTTGTCTTCTATAAGCCTGGTTCCTGCTCTCATGGGGGATGGTTTCAAATAGTGGTTGGTGCTATGAATGAAAACAGAACTGGGTCAAAGAGAGTGGTGAATGGAGTGGATGAAGAGATGACATTTGAGGGGAGACCTGAATTTGTGGAGGAGTATTCAAATATCAAAGGAAAGAGCCATCCAGTCAAAAGGAAccacaagtgcaaaggccctggagtGGGAACAAAATTGGCACACTGAAGAAATTAAAGGGTAGTGTCATTGCAGCCCATAATAAGTGCTCAGTGACCTGTGGGGGCAGATCCTGGAGTTGAGGGAAGGGGCAATGCTGAACTTCACCCAAACTTTCTCTCTCCTAGATCTCCCACTTTCCTTTAATCCAACTCATTTTAGCTATCAGTTCCTAGAGTCTGCCTTATCACCTAACCAGTCCATCTCCACCCACATTTCATCACCTCTCCAAGCTCAATTTCAGAGGAAAATGGGAAAAAACACCCATTTCTGGGACCCTCCACCTTCAATTCCCACTTTTCCTTTAAATCCTGCCCACAATACTAGTTTTTCTGTGCTTTTACTCCCTTAAAGATCCCTATTGGTGCACTggctaaaagcttggctgctaacccaaaggttggtggttcaagcccaccggcctctctgtgggagaaagatttgcagaactgccttatgggtcagttctactctgtaagatcACTATGATTCAAGatccactccatggcaagtgtttttttggtttttactcccTTAACTTGGACTATACATTAGTATTCCTTTCTTTAAGAGTTTCAACCCAACTTTAACCTTTCTTACTCTGCTCCCCAGGTCTCCCTTGTCCTAGGTCCAGCCCTCAATTTCTCCTCTCAGGCTTCGCACCTCAAGTCCCCCCCTCAAGTCTCCATCCCTCATCTCTCCGGCCCTTCCCTCAGACCCCGCCCCTTAATTTTCTCTCCCTCAGGCCACTTCCCAACCTCCATTCTCCCAGGCTCCGCCCCCAACCATCTTTCAGGGCCCCTCTTCTCCAAGCCTGGTCGGCCCACCATTCTAGCTGACCAGTTCGTCACGTCTCGATGGTCTCGACCCCTTTCCCAAAACCGCCGCCCGTACCAATCCATGAGGCTGAAGTAATCTCGAGTGGGGTCGGGTGGCTGCAACGCGCGGCACTGCGGGCAGAAGAGTATGTCCTCCCCTGTGGGGCCCCCTGGGCTGCCGCCGCACTTCCAACATCGCGGGGAGTTGCTTCGGGCCTGCGAAGCAGCATTGCAGCTTAGTGGTCTCCTCCTGGGGCTCCATGCTGGCCTCAACCCCCACACCCGGAGCAAGGCCCCAGCTCTCCCGCCCCACATCTGGCCCACGGCCTATCTCGCCTGGGTCACCTGTGGGG
It encodes:
- the HSCB gene encoding iron-sulfur cluster co-chaperone protein HscB isoform X1, whose translation is MWGGRAGALLRVWGLRPAWSPRRRPLSCNAASQARSNSPRCWKCGGSPGGPTGEDILFCPQCRALQPPDPTRDYFSLMDCNRSFRVDTMKLQHRYQQLQRLVHPDFFSQRSQTEKDFSVKHSTLVNDAYKTLLAPLSRGLYLLKLRGIEIPEGTDEMDKQFLVEIMEINEKLAEAQHEGAVNEIESVVAVKQKECIDSASRAFEQGPKQSDHKKKADKYCLIQHLWRNFKKNFLLTCLQAGPQQTISDLGNK
- the HSCB gene encoding iron-sulfur cluster co-chaperone protein HscB isoform X3, translating into MWGGRAGALLRVWGLRPAWSPRRRPLSCNAASQARSNSPRCWKCGGSPGGPTGEDILFCPQCRALQPPDPTRDYFSLMDCNRSFRVDTMKLQHRYQQLQRLVHPDFFSQRSQTEKDFSVKHSTLVNDAYKTLLAPLSRGLYLLKLRGIEIPEGTDEMDKQFLVEIMEINEKLAEAQHEGAVNEIESVVAVKQKECIDSASRAFEQDDFEKAKEILTKMRYLLNVEEKIKLKKIPL
- the HSCB gene encoding iron-sulfur cluster co-chaperone protein HscB isoform X5, whose amino-acid sequence is MWGGRAGALLRVWGLRPAWSPRRRPLSCNAASQARSNSPRCWKCGGSPGGPTGEDILFCPQCRALQPPDPTRDYFSLMDCNRSFRVDTMKLQHRYQQLQRLVHPDFFSQRSQTEKDFSVKHSTLVNDAYKTLLAPLSRGLYLLKLRGIEIPEGTDEMDKQFLVEIMEINEKLAEAQHEGAVNEIESVVAD
- the HSCB gene encoding iron-sulfur cluster co-chaperone protein HscB isoform X2 produces the protein MWGGRAGALLRVWGLRPAWSPRRRPLSCNAASQARSNSPRCWKCGGSPGGPTGEDILFCPQCRALQPPDPTRDYFSLMDCNRSFRVDTMKLQHRYQQLQRLVHPDFFSQRSQTEKDFSVKHSTLVNDAYKTLLAPLSRGLYLLKLRGIEIPEGTDEMDKQFLVEIMEINEKLAEAQHEGAVNEIESVVAGPKQSDHKKKADKYCLIQHLWRNFKKNFLLTCLQAGPQQTISDLGNK
- the HSCB gene encoding iron-sulfur cluster co-chaperone protein HscB isoform X4 codes for the protein MWGGRAGALLRVWGLRPAWSPRRRPLSCNAASQARSNSPRCWKCGGSPGGPTGEDILFCPQCRALQPPDPTRDYFSLMDCNRSFRVDTMKLQHRYQQLQRLVHPDFFSQRSQTEKDFSVKHSTLVNDAYKTLLAPLSRGLYLLKLRGIEIPEGTDEMDKQFLVEIMEINEKLAEAQHEGAVNEIESVVADDFEKAKEILTKMRYLLNVEEKIKLKKIPL
- the HSCB gene encoding iron-sulfur cluster co-chaperone protein HscB isoform X6 → MWGGRAGALLRVWGLRPAWSPRRRPLSCNAASQARSNSPRCWKCGGSPGGPTGEDILFCPQCRALQPPDPTRDYFSLMDCNRSFRVDTMKLQHRYQQLQRLVHPDFFSQRSQTEKDFSVKHSTLVNDAYKTLLAPLSRGLYLVS